The Flaviramulus sp. BrNp1-15 genome includes the window AAAACTCTAAAAAACGCTATTTAAAAGTCAAAGACTATTCGGTATCTGGAGAGGAATTTGAATTAATTCAGAACTCAGGTTATGGTTTTCTAGAAACACACCCACAACCATCTTCAGATAAATTATCTAATTATTATAAAAGTGAAGATTATATTTCACACACAGATTCCAAACGAAATCTATTCGAAAAAGCATATCACTTTGTTAGAAGTATTGCTTTAAAAAAGAAGTTGAATTTAATCAATTCCTTTTCTCAGGAAAGTAAAAATTTATTAGATGTTGGATGCGGAACAGGAGATTTTTTACAAGCTGCTCAAAATAATAAGTGGAATGTTTTTGGAATAGAACCAAACTATCAGGCTAGAAATATTGCTAATAATAAAACAAACAATTCCGTTTTTGAAACAGAGCAACTTTTAAAGTTTAAAGAACACAGTTTTGATGTTATTACACTTTGGCACGTTT containing:
- a CDS encoding bifunctional 2-polyprenyl-6-hydroxyphenol methylase/3-demethylubiquinol 3-O-methyltransferase UbiG, which codes for MVKENSKKRYLKVKDYSVSGEEFELIQNSGYGFLETHPQPSSDKLSNYYKSEDYISHTDSKRNLFEKAYHFVRSIALKKKLNLINSFSQESKNLLDVGCGTGDFLQAAQNNKWNVFGIEPNYQARNIANNKTNNSVFETEQLLKFKEHSFDVITLWHVLEHLPNLEDHIAIFKKLLKPNGSLIIAVPNYKSYDAKYYKAFWAAFDVPRHLWHFSKASLSKLVLKESMEVKKIKPMWFDAFYVSLLSEKYKRGKMNFIKGFCVGLVSNLKSITTKETSSLIYIVKNK